AAAAACAATGCATTAGCTTTTGAAATATTCCCGCCGATTACCAATTCGTCACACTGAAATTTTTCCAGCCAGGGTTTCAGAAAAGAACCGAGGTTAGCCCCAAATTCCTTGAAAATATTCCGTGATATATCTGAATCCATTTTCGCAAGCTCCTGTACATCAGCGATATCTCTTCCCGTGGCCCGCTTGTATGCGTTATGAAACCATCGGGTAGCAAAGTAATCATCGGCAATTGACGCCAGAAAAGGTTCATTATAGAATGCACCTATCTCCGGCAATGCAGGATGATGTGTGGTCAGTCGGCCATCTTCCATGAATGCAGACCCAAACCCTGTTCCTAATGTGAGAAAAACGGTACGTTTACTGCTCAGTTCCGCCCGGGTATAAGCGCCCACAGCAAAGCAATGTGCGTCATTTGAAAACCGGAACAGCGTGTCACCCAGACCGGTAGCATCTTTCAATGCCTGCTTAATGTGAATACCAAAGGTTTTTTCAAACTTCCCACCCACATTGCGAATGGTACTGACGCCCTTGTCGTAATCGAATGGACCGGGAAATGCGATCCCTATTTCCGCGACCGAAGCCCCGTCGTTCAGTATCCCGCGGATGCAATTGCTAATCGAGTCAACAATATGAAGTGCGGTATCAAAGCTGTTGATACTTTTTCTCACCGAATGCAGCGGTTGCTTACCCGGAGCCGACAAGTCAATGACGCTTGCCGTGACGTGACTTCCGCCGATATCCACCCCCAGACTCATCATGCCAGTGTTAGAAAATTGCTTAAAACGCTTACTTTGTATTGTATGTTCAAATATACAAACATATAATTAACGTACAAAAAATTGCATTAATACGATATTGAAAATAATCAACTAAATATTTATAAATATCTTATTATCAATGCATTACTACAATATCTGAAATAAAAACTCCGATTCAAGATCGAAAACTTTCTATATTTAGAAGTCAGCCTATCCTTAAAACGAACTATGTATGTACACAATGTACATACATAGTTTCGAAATTACTTGACAATGCCTGACTATATATGACAATGCCTCCCTACCACAGCCGTCCAATAATCTGGTTCCCCACTTTATTCCCCTGCTTCGCTCCCTCC
The genomic region above belongs to Dyadobacter pollutisoli and contains:
- a CDS encoding ROK family protein; protein product: MMSLGVDIGGSHVTASVIDLSAPGKQPLHSVRKSINSFDTALHIVDSISNCIRGILNDGASVAEIGIAFPGPFDYDKGVSTIRNVGGKFEKTFGIHIKQALKDATGLGDTLFRFSNDAHCFAVGAYTRAELSSKRTVFLTLGTGFGSAFMEDGRLTTHHPALPEIGAFYNEPFLASIADDYFATRWFHNAYKRATGRDIADVQELAKMDSDISRNIFKEFGANLGSFLKPWLEKFQCDELVIGGNISKANALFFKSLKVHLSDRVNIIFCDDTEECILTGAAYIAREENSSAKGVASDDNIVEYNVNDLVEKLNGQKTAIIDGNGITSWEAIRHKLHVALSEKGRRVVWYDINACVKSGAEANEMLTEGNQSQFFDEQKIAMLSPDPSADLCIVYGAGAALSNWEGELVHLGLARKAKYSVM